The Shewanella sp. KX20019 genome window below encodes:
- a CDS encoding efflux RND transporter permease subunit yields the protein MAQYFVNRPVFASVISIVIMLLGLIAMFQLPIDQYPYITPPQVKISASYPGATSTTAAESVATPLEQELNGLPNMIYMSSKSTNSGSSNVTITFDVGTNPDLAAVDAQNSTQQATGSLPIDVQTEGVSVSKEASVELLKLALTSEDERYDEIYLSNYATINIQSALKRIPGVGRVRNTGSRSYSMRVWLNPDTMAGYGLTTSDVIDAIKAQNKESPAGSIGSQPNADTLSMTLPITAAGRMSSVPQFNEIIVRASVDGSIIRLRDIADIELGSSSYTLQSQLNGNNATILQVYLLPGANALEVTKKVKSEMAKLAQKFPQGMNWEVFFDASVFIENSIDEVVKTLVEALILVIIVVFLFLQNIRATLIPAIAVPVSLIGTLAAMLAFGFTINTVSLLALVLAIGIVVDDAIVVVENVERLMHEKGLSSSEATKVAMKELSGALIATSLVLAAVFVPVSFLSGITGIMYREFAVAITVAVLISTVVALTLSPALCALLLKPGDKATSGFFKWMNDRLDTATTKYVGLVVLTNKHAKRSYLLFALMVGGVYLIMSSLPSSFMPDEDQGRFFIDVSLPNGATVNRTQDVLKKAETLVLAHSAIAYSFTLAGENRRSGSNQANGQFEIILKPWSKRVDDDATVQQVMNDIKQQLHDVLEAEFKIYLPSAVPGLGNGSGVEMELQDTSGSNFKGLMETADELVEALKLQPEIATAGLSLQTAIPQLHLNVDEAKAMAIGVKVSDIYGTIKTFTDSSTVNDFNLFGRVYRVKVQAAEEYRQFPDQIEDYHVRSSSGAMVPVGVLAKYDYSVGPAAVTHYNMFTSASINASPAAGYASGDVIRAIERVATPMLPDEFSYEWTGITYQEVQSANQTAIAVTLAMVFVFLFLAALYESWTLPIAVLLIAPIAMLGAAMGTLVSGMESNLFFQVAFIALIGMAAKNSILIVEFANQLHNEGKSRLDSAIEAANMRFRPILMTSLAFILGVLPLVLSVGPGAVSRQSISIPILCGMIFATTIGIVMVPLFFVTTAGWVRSKITANTDTAEVSTHA from the coding sequence ATGGCACAGTATTTTGTTAACCGCCCCGTTTTTGCCAGTGTCATCTCCATTGTGATTATGTTGCTGGGCCTAATAGCGATGTTTCAATTACCCATTGACCAGTATCCTTACATTACGCCGCCGCAGGTAAAAATATCTGCATCCTACCCAGGTGCAACATCAACTACAGCTGCAGAGTCAGTGGCCACGCCGTTAGAGCAAGAGCTTAATGGCTTGCCAAATATGATCTATATGAGCTCAAAGAGCACTAACTCTGGTAGCTCTAATGTCACCATTACGTTTGATGTAGGTACCAACCCAGATCTTGCCGCTGTCGACGCGCAAAACTCGACTCAACAGGCAACGGGTAGCCTACCTATTGATGTGCAAACTGAAGGGGTGTCGGTTTCCAAAGAGGCCTCTGTTGAGCTACTCAAACTAGCCTTAACCTCTGAAGATGAACGATATGATGAAATCTATCTCAGTAACTATGCCACCATTAATATCCAGTCAGCGTTAAAACGGATCCCGGGTGTGGGCCGAGTCAGAAATACCGGCTCGCGCAGTTACTCTATGAGAGTGTGGTTAAATCCCGACACAATGGCGGGTTATGGGCTAACAACATCTGATGTTATTGACGCGATTAAAGCGCAAAATAAAGAGTCACCAGCGGGCAGTATTGGCTCGCAACCCAATGCTGACACCTTGAGTATGACGCTGCCTATTACCGCCGCGGGTAGAATGAGCAGTGTGCCGCAGTTTAACGAGATTATTGTCCGTGCAAGTGTCGATGGTTCGATTATACGCTTGCGTGACATTGCTGACATTGAACTCGGTTCATCGTCTTATACACTGCAGTCTCAACTCAATGGTAACAATGCCACCATCTTGCAGGTGTACTTATTACCCGGTGCTAATGCGCTAGAGGTAACCAAAAAAGTTAAAAGTGAGATGGCGAAACTGGCACAGAAATTCCCTCAAGGGATGAATTGGGAAGTATTTTTCGATGCCTCTGTATTTATCGAGAACTCCATTGATGAAGTGGTTAAAACTTTAGTTGAAGCGTTGATATTGGTCATCATCGTGGTGTTTTTATTCCTGCAAAATATTCGCGCCACACTCATTCCAGCCATTGCTGTACCGGTTTCTTTAATCGGTACCTTGGCTGCGATGCTGGCCTTTGGTTTTACCATCAATACCGTGAGTCTGTTAGCACTAGTGCTGGCAATTGGCATTGTTGTCGATGATGCCATTGTCGTGGTCGAGAACGTCGAACGTCTAATGCACGAAAAGGGGCTTAGCTCTTCAGAGGCAACCAAGGTTGCAATGAAAGAGCTCTCTGGGGCACTTATCGCCACCAGCCTAGTACTTGCCGCAGTGTTTGTTCCTGTGTCTTTCTTGTCTGGGATCACCGGTATTATGTATCGTGAATTTGCCGTAGCGATTACTGTAGCTGTGCTTATTTCCACTGTGGTAGCGCTGACACTTTCGCCAGCACTTTGTGCGTTATTGCTCAAGCCGGGCGATAAAGCGACCTCAGGCTTTTTCAAGTGGATGAATGATCGTTTAGACACTGCGACCACTAAGTATGTAGGCTTGGTGGTGTTGACAAATAAGCATGCTAAACGCAGTTATTTGTTGTTTGCATTGATGGTGGGTGGAGTGTATTTAATTATGAGTTCGCTGCCATCAAGCTTTATGCCTGATGAAGATCAGGGGCGATTCTTTATTGATGTGTCATTGCCTAACGGCGCAACAGTTAATCGTACTCAAGACGTTCTTAAGAAAGCTGAAACTTTAGTACTTGCGCATTCAGCGATAGCTTACTCGTTTACGCTGGCGGGTGAAAACAGACGCTCAGGTTCGAATCAAGCCAACGGTCAGTTTGAGATTATTCTCAAGCCTTGGTCTAAACGCGTTGACGATGATGCAACTGTGCAGCAGGTGATGAACGATATTAAGCAACAGCTTCATGATGTGCTCGAGGCTGAATTCAAAATTTATTTACCTTCAGCGGTACCCGGCCTTGGGAATGGCTCCGGTGTGGAAATGGAGCTACAAGATACCTCTGGCAGTAATTTTAAAGGATTAATGGAAACCGCTGATGAACTGGTTGAAGCGCTAAAGTTGCAACCTGAGATAGCGACAGCTGGATTGTCACTGCAAACCGCGATTCCGCAGTTGCACCTTAATGTTGATGAAGCCAAAGCTATGGCCATCGGGGTTAAAGTGTCAGATATTTACGGCACCATTAAAACATTTACTGACTCATCGACTGTTAACGACTTCAACCTATTTGGTCGAGTATACCGAGTGAAAGTACAAGCAGCGGAGGAGTATCGTCAGTTTCCAGATCAAATTGAGGACTACCATGTTCGCTCCTCATCGGGCGCTATGGTACCCGTTGGTGTATTAGCCAAATATGATTATTCGGTCGGGCCTGCAGCCGTCACCCACTACAACATGTTTACCAGTGCTTCGATTAATGCCTCTCCTGCAGCGGGTTACGCCTCTGGCGATGTTATCCGCGCTATTGAACGGGTGGCAACCCCAATGCTGCCTGACGAGTTTAGTTACGAGTGGACTGGGATAACTTATCAAGAGGTGCAGTCCGCCAACCAAACGGCTATTGCGGTTACCTTAGCGATGGTATTTGTGTTCTTGTTTCTCGCTGCGCTTTATGAAAGCTGGACGTTGCCGATAGCGGTATTACTCATCGCCCCTATAGCGATGCTAGGGGCTGCAATGGGTACCTTAGTGAGTGGTATGGAAAGTAATCTGTTTTTCCAGGTGGCTTTTATCGCACTCATCGGGATGGCGGCAAAAAATTCGATATTGATTGTCGAGTTTGCCAATCAATTACATAACGAGGGTAAGAGTCGACTAGATTCAGCCATTGAAGCGGCGAATATGCGCTTTAGACCGATTTTAATGACCTCGTTAGCCTTCATTTTAGGGGTGCTGCCACTAGTGCTTTCTGTCGGGCCTGGCGCTGTCAGTAGACAAAGTATCTCTATCCCTATTTTATGCGGCATGATTTTCGCGACAACCATCGGCATCGTTATGGTACCGCTTTTCTTTGTGACAACTGCAGGTTGGGTTCGTTCCAAAATCACTGCCAACACTGATACCGCGGAGGTATCTACTCATGCTTAA
- a CDS encoding efflux RND transporter periplasmic adaptor subunit, whose product MPNYLNCTALKLALLISSFALITGCEKEPVKITPKLVVVEKVSTATVPLYGNYVGVTKASLDVEVRARVDGFVENKSFIEGSAVKEGALLYRIDNRPYVAVVNRLSANVESQQSALEKAQRDVERLKPLYEQDAASQLDFDNALSVQSQAKSSVAASKAELEEAKLELSYTEIQSPISGLVSRSEVDIGALVGSSGQSLLTRVKRVDPIYVTFNMSALDYLNARRRMTSYKEQQAAESEGKAVEGFVTITLPDNSEYRYLGDVGFTDPSVNPETGTFQVRAELPNPDKELLPGQYTNVRIKLSEVSDAIVIPQKATQVEQGGVYVMVVLPNNKVERRFIVIKHQGEMGVVVQSGLKAGELVIVEGMHRVRHGQLAEPLTAEQYYQKEDVKQKEQALKQQELEQEQEDN is encoded by the coding sequence ATGCCAAATTATCTCAACTGCACAGCATTAAAATTAGCACTGCTTATTTCTTCTTTTGCACTAATTACTGGGTGCGAAAAAGAGCCAGTTAAAATCACGCCTAAATTAGTCGTTGTTGAGAAAGTGTCTACTGCAACAGTGCCGCTCTATGGCAATTATGTTGGTGTCACCAAAGCTTCATTGGATGTTGAGGTGAGAGCGAGGGTAGATGGATTTGTTGAAAACAAAAGTTTTATTGAAGGCAGTGCAGTTAAAGAAGGGGCGCTACTTTATCGCATCGATAATCGTCCCTATGTTGCAGTGGTTAATCGGTTAAGTGCCAACGTTGAATCTCAACAATCAGCACTTGAAAAAGCACAGCGTGATGTCGAACGTTTAAAGCCGTTGTATGAGCAAGATGCAGCAAGTCAGTTAGATTTTGATAATGCACTTTCAGTTCAGTCTCAGGCAAAATCCAGTGTCGCAGCAAGTAAAGCGGAGCTTGAAGAGGCAAAACTTGAGCTCAGTTATACCGAGATTCAATCTCCCATTAGTGGATTAGTGAGTCGCTCTGAAGTTGATATCGGTGCGTTAGTCGGTAGTAGTGGTCAGTCGTTATTAACACGGGTGAAACGGGTCGACCCGATATATGTAACCTTCAATATGTCAGCGCTAGATTACCTTAATGCGCGTCGCCGCATGACCAGCTATAAAGAACAGCAAGCCGCTGAATCAGAGGGTAAAGCTGTTGAAGGGTTTGTAACGATTACCTTACCAGATAACAGTGAGTATCGTTATTTGGGGGATGTCGGTTTTACTGATCCTTCAGTGAACCCTGAAACCGGTACTTTTCAAGTAAGAGCTGAACTACCCAACCCCGATAAAGAGTTACTGCCGGGGCAATATACCAATGTCAGAATTAAGCTCAGTGAAGTGAGTGATGCCATCGTTATTCCACAAAAAGCCACTCAGGTTGAGCAGGGGGGCGTCTATGTGATGGTTGTGCTGCCTAACAATAAGGTTGAACGCCGCTTTATTGTGATAAAGCATCAAGGTGAAATGGGTGTTGTCGTTCAAAGTGGTTTGAAAGCGGGGGAACTGGTGATTGTTGAAGGCATGCACCGTGTCCGTCATGGACAACTTGCTGAACCGTTAACCGCCGAACAGTATTATCAAAAAGAGGATGTTAAACAGAAAGAGCAAGCATTGAAGCAACAAGAGCTTGAGCAGGAACAGGAGGATAACTAA
- a CDS encoding 2OG-Fe(II) oxygenase encodes MWLNDEQLSDARICTYRESLLNSYPNHIVIDNLFNQARLDDVLKVLQQPHDWQTQKHTYAALYVDNAQWEDTSTDQRFVQRDVWQRSAVNSNNSASNIALNFLSFLRGDEFMSLLSGIFKVKITDMNVVNPLINTNYFRLDAADFVELHADDSPGREICMLVYLNKEWHENAGGELTFIGKDSQPISIAPLYNRCVLFDPASEGSEHWVEKLNAEYSDKYRYNVTSWYWSE; translated from the coding sequence ATGTGGTTGAATGATGAACAGCTAAGCGATGCTAGGATATGTACATATCGAGAGTCTTTATTGAACTCCTACCCCAATCATATTGTGATTGATAACTTATTTAATCAAGCCAGACTCGATGACGTATTGAAGGTGTTGCAGCAACCGCATGACTGGCAAACTCAAAAACATACTTATGCTGCTTTATATGTCGATAATGCTCAATGGGAAGATACCAGCACAGATCAACGCTTTGTACAGCGAGATGTTTGGCAACGTAGCGCGGTTAATTCCAACAACAGCGCTTCCAATATAGCGCTGAATTTCTTGTCATTCTTGCGTGGAGACGAGTTTATGTCGTTGTTGTCCGGTATTTTTAAGGTGAAAATCACTGATATGAATGTGGTTAACCCTTTAATCAATACCAACTATTTTCGCTTAGATGCTGCTGATTTTGTGGAACTACACGCAGATGACTCTCCCGGAAGAGAGATCTGTATGCTGGTGTATTTAAATAAAGAGTGGCACGAAAATGCTGGCGGTGAACTCACTTTTATAGGCAAGGATAGCCAGCCTATTAGCATAGCTCCTTTATATAACCGCTGCGTGTTGTTTGACCCAGCTTCAGAAGGATCTGAACACTGGGTGGAAAAGCTCAATGCTGAATATTCTGATAAATATCGCTATAACGTGACCAGTTGGTATTGGTCTGAGTAA
- a CDS encoding DEAD/DEAH box helicase, translated as MSFSSLSLSDVLLSQLKQKGYVEPTPIQAAAIPVILEGKDLMASAQTGTGKTAAFTLPLLQKLAGKPIDKDADAIRTLILVPTRELAVQVNKSVTEYGVNTRVRSMVIYGGVSIDAQAQILADGVDIVVATPGRLLDHLRRGSLSLMAIETLVFDEADRMLDMGFMDEINAILKQLPKQRQTLLFSATLSEAVFTLSKKLLNQPLRIEVDKANSTADSVEEIVYAVDSERKAELLSHLINKYDWQQVLIFSRKKQTADTIANKLITAGVGAKAFHGDLSQGAREQVLNDFKKGTVKALVATDVAARGLDIVELNYVVNYEIPFIAEDYIHRIGRTGRAGKTGKAITLYSEDDALLLEELESLLDKRLPQQWLAGFEPDLTKAEPVTRKNSKSAQRQRAKKRALAGSKHKR; from the coding sequence GTGTCTTTTTCATCTTTATCATTAAGTGATGTGTTACTGAGCCAATTAAAGCAAAAGGGCTATGTGGAACCAACACCTATTCAAGCCGCTGCAATCCCAGTCATTTTAGAGGGTAAAGATCTTATGGCCAGTGCCCAAACGGGTACCGGAAAAACCGCAGCATTCACCTTGCCTTTATTACAAAAGTTAGCGGGTAAGCCGATTGATAAAGATGCAGATGCTATTCGCACACTGATTTTAGTGCCGACGCGTGAACTTGCTGTGCAAGTGAATAAGAGTGTTACTGAATATGGGGTCAATACTAGGGTAAGAAGCATGGTCATTTATGGTGGCGTTAGTATCGATGCGCAGGCGCAAATCTTAGCCGATGGCGTGGATATTGTGGTCGCTACACCTGGAAGGCTACTCGATCACCTTCGCCGTGGTTCTCTGTCATTAATGGCGATCGAAACGCTGGTTTTTGATGAAGCCGATAGAATGCTCGATATGGGTTTTATGGATGAGATTAATGCCATTTTAAAGCAGCTACCAAAGCAGCGACAAACCTTACTCTTTTCAGCCACCTTATCAGAGGCGGTGTTTACCTTAAGTAAAAAATTACTGAATCAACCGCTTAGAATCGAAGTAGACAAGGCCAATAGCACCGCAGATAGTGTCGAGGAGATTGTTTATGCGGTCGACAGTGAGCGAAAGGCGGAACTGCTAAGCCACCTTATCAATAAATATGATTGGCAGCAGGTGCTTATTTTTAGCCGAAAAAAGCAAACTGCAGATACTATTGCCAATAAGTTGATTACAGCCGGTGTTGGGGCAAAAGCATTTCACGGCGATCTCAGCCAAGGTGCTCGAGAGCAAGTGCTTAATGATTTTAAAAAGGGCACGGTTAAGGCGCTGGTGGCCACAGATGTGGCCGCAAGAGGGCTCGATATTGTCGAACTCAATTACGTGGTCAATTACGAAATCCCCTTTATTGCTGAAGACTACATTCACCGCATAGGCCGCACCGGCAGAGCGGGAAAAACCGGTAAAGCCATCACCTTATACAGTGAAGATGATGCGTTGTTACTTGAAGAGCTCGAATCTCTACTAGATAAACGCTTACCACAGCAATGGTTAGCGGGTTTTGAGCCCGATCTTACTAAAGCTGAACCCGTGACCCGTAAAAATAGTAAGTCAGCACAAAGACAACGCGCCAAGAAAAGAGCGTTAGCTGGAAGCAAGCACAAACGCTAA
- a CDS encoding YgjV family protein, with product MFELSHQAILWVQALGFVSMAIGWWANAQLSDQKLISGNLLASSITAVHLGLLGSTLGMMTQLLNIGRFATCRSEKARCGWRITLLPFVFSALAVTQGMIWAEHWSEWAAVTAAVLMSYALFYCSSTRLRYAMLLSNLLNLTLSIHLLSWSGIAYQLVTIAIILKGLPALKQQPYALERTT from the coding sequence GTGTTCGAGTTATCACATCAAGCTATACTTTGGGTTCAGGCATTAGGCTTTGTGTCGATGGCCATTGGTTGGTGGGCAAATGCCCAATTAAGTGACCAAAAACTAATTTCAGGTAACCTTCTCGCATCAAGCATAACCGCAGTGCACCTAGGTTTGCTTGGCAGCACTTTAGGGATGATGACTCAGTTGCTTAATATTGGCCGCTTTGCAACTTGCCGGAGCGAGAAAGCCCGTTGTGGCTGGCGCATCACGCTCTTGCCTTTTGTGTTCTCTGCACTGGCTGTCACACAGGGTATGATTTGGGCTGAACATTGGTCTGAATGGGCAGCTGTGACTGCAGCTGTCTTAATGAGCTACGCGCTTTTTTATTGCAGCTCGACCCGACTACGCTATGCCATGTTGCTGAGTAACTTGTTGAACCTCACGCTATCGATACACCTGCTCTCTTGGTCCGGCATCGCTTATCAACTCGTCACCATAGCGATTATTCTAAAAGGGCTGCCAGCGCTAAAGCAGCAACCTTACGCATTAGAGCGCACCACTTAA
- a CDS encoding PilZ domain-containing protein: MDERRQFSRVLFANKAQVQCKEKVWQTTLLDISLNGALIELPQQFSPSNQQLHLSFSIADSDIQLHMDTQLVYQKDNLLGLACSHIDVESLSHLRRLIELNVGDPTLLDRELGLFIDLHNQGK; encoded by the coding sequence ATGGATGAAAGACGACAATTTTCACGCGTTTTATTTGCAAATAAAGCACAAGTGCAATGTAAAGAAAAAGTATGGCAAACAACGCTACTAGATATTAGTCTCAATGGCGCCCTCATTGAACTACCTCAGCAATTTTCGCCAAGCAACCAACAACTTCACCTTAGTTTCTCCATTGCTGACAGCGATATTCAGCTGCATATGGATACTCAGCTTGTGTATCAAAAAGACAACTTACTGGGTTTAGCTTGCAGCCACATTGATGTAGAAAGTCTTAGTCATTTAAGACGGTTGATAGAGCTCAATGTCGGTGACCCGACTTTACTTGATCGAGAGCTTGGGCTCTTTATTGACCTGCACAACCAAGGAAAGTAA
- the radA gene encoding DNA repair protein RadA, whose product MAKNKTAYVCNECGQDFPRWQGQCSACQEWNTISELKISTAKLTTATSSGYAGSVGGGSKKLTEIEEVDAEKRLTGIGELDRVLCGGLTTGSVNIISGDPGAGKTTLLSDLVSRMSQSMPSLYCTAEESLSQFKNRVNRLKLNCNEDNLYLMAETSVEAIIAELEAKQVKFAVIDSIQAVVTELANGSPGSPSQVKGSAQALTQYCKQNNVTMFLVAHVNKNNETAGPQTLIHIVDCLTHIECNDGQIRTLRANKNRFGDVDTVGIFRMTERGMLSVDNPSEIFLSGSSTDSAGSAITCIRKGNRNLLLEIQCLTTETEGEFPQRVCVGLNMNRIKMLTGILRKHTKTKIFHDTYFNLVGGLKIDESETCIDLALVAALLSSLNDFIVPRTTCIMGELSLNGDVRPIDSGVPRVKEAVQHGFTEIYIPFRNYHKSMEGLGATIHSVKTIHELIELIN is encoded by the coding sequence ATGGCAAAGAATAAAACAGCTTACGTATGTAATGAATGTGGTCAAGACTTTCCTCGCTGGCAGGGCCAGTGTAGCGCTTGCCAAGAGTGGAATACCATTAGCGAACTCAAGATCTCTACCGCAAAGCTCACCACGGCGACCAGTTCTGGTTACGCTGGCTCAGTAGGCGGCGGCTCTAAAAAACTCACCGAGATAGAAGAGGTCGATGCGGAAAAGAGATTAACCGGCATTGGTGAGCTGGACCGAGTTTTGTGCGGCGGCTTAACAACAGGTTCTGTCAACATTATCTCGGGCGATCCTGGGGCGGGTAAAACCACGCTGTTATCTGATCTAGTTTCGCGCATGTCGCAGTCAATGCCATCGCTTTATTGTACCGCTGAAGAGTCGCTGTCGCAGTTTAAGAATCGGGTAAACCGCTTAAAGCTCAATTGCAATGAAGACAACCTTTACCTTATGGCTGAAACGAGTGTTGAGGCGATCATTGCTGAGCTGGAAGCTAAGCAGGTGAAGTTTGCAGTGATAGACTCGATTCAAGCTGTAGTCACTGAACTGGCTAATGGTAGTCCCGGTTCACCTTCACAAGTGAAGGGCAGTGCACAAGCACTGACGCAGTATTGTAAGCAAAACAACGTCACCATGTTTTTAGTCGCTCACGTTAATAAAAACAATGAAACCGCAGGGCCACAAACGCTTATTCACATTGTTGACTGTCTTACGCATATTGAGTGTAACGATGGTCAAATTCGTACGCTTAGAGCCAATAAAAACCGTTTTGGTGATGTCGATACCGTGGGCATATTTCGCATGACGGAGCGCGGCATGTTAAGTGTCGATAATCCAAGTGAAATATTCCTTTCCGGCTCGAGTACCGATTCTGCTGGTTCCGCTATTACCTGTATTCGAAAGGGTAATCGCAATCTATTGCTTGAGATCCAATGCTTAACCACTGAAACCGAGGGGGAGTTTCCGCAGCGAGTTTGCGTTGGACTCAATATGAATCGGATTAAGATGTTAACCGGGATTTTGCGCAAGCACACTAAAACCAAAATTTTCCATGACACCTACTTTAATTTGGTCGGTGGCTTAAAGATCGATGAGTCAGAAACCTGTATCGATCTGGCGCTTGTGGCAGCTTTATTGAGTAGCTTAAATGATTTTATAGTGCCGAGAACAACCTGCATTATGGGCGAACTCAGCCTTAATGGTGACGTTAGGCCGATAGACAGCGGCGTACCGAGAGTCAAAGAAGCGGTGCAACATGGCTTTACCGAAATTTACATCCCTTTTAGAAACTACCATAAATCGATGGAAGGATTAGGGGCGACGATTCATTCGGTTAAAACCATTCATGAGCTCATTGAACTCATCAATTAG